One genomic segment of Pedobacter endophyticus includes these proteins:
- a CDS encoding anthranilate synthase component I family protein, with protein METLQNTSDFKQSALRWANQYDVCCFLDSNHYKDAYSAYDFILAVDVQAELKCANGNAFEHLKTFYELHKNWLFGFFSYDLKNQTEDLQSNNADYLNFPDLFFFVPRYLIASKDGQLQMLMGDNAILEEISNFIITENDANESIKIKQRLSKQNYLEKVDALKDHIARGDIYEVNFCQEFFAENATINPLPTFELLNKVSPTPFAGYFKIYEQYILSATPERFLCKRGSTLTSQPIKGTARRSNDLAEDEQIKIQLKNDIKEQSENVMIVDLVRHDLTKSAVKGSVKVDELFGIYSFPQVHQMISTISCELDAQVHFIDAIKNAFPMGSMTGAPKVKAMKLIETYEETKRGAYSGSFGCITPEGNFDFNVVIRSILYNASSKYLSFQVGGAITFQCDAEKEYEECLLKASAILKVLGN; from the coding sequence TTGGAAACCCTACAAAACACATCCGATTTTAAACAAAGCGCATTGCGTTGGGCAAACCAGTATGATGTGTGCTGCTTTTTAGATTCCAATCATTATAAAGATGCCTATTCGGCTTACGATTTTATCCTTGCTGTAGATGTTCAGGCAGAACTAAAATGCGCTAACGGAAACGCATTCGAACACTTAAAAACATTTTACGAACTCCATAAAAACTGGCTATTCGGTTTCTTTAGCTACGATTTAAAGAATCAGACCGAAGATCTTCAGTCGAACAACGCCGATTATCTAAATTTCCCTGACCTCTTCTTTTTTGTTCCCAGGTATTTAATCGCTTCAAAGGATGGGCAGTTACAAATGCTCATGGGTGACAACGCCATTTTGGAAGAAATCAGCAACTTCATTATTACCGAAAATGACGCAAACGAATCGATAAAAATAAAACAACGGCTTTCCAAGCAAAATTACCTGGAAAAAGTCGACGCCTTAAAAGACCATATTGCTCGTGGCGACATTTATGAGGTAAACTTTTGTCAGGAGTTTTTTGCAGAAAATGCGACAATTAACCCTTTGCCAACTTTCGAACTGCTGAATAAGGTATCTCCCACCCCCTTCGCTGGCTATTTCAAGATTTATGAGCAGTACATTTTATCTGCAACACCCGAGCGATTTTTGTGTAAACGTGGTTCAACTTTAACGTCTCAACCCATTAAGGGAACGGCACGGCGAAGTAACGATCTGGCAGAAGATGAGCAGATCAAAATTCAGCTTAAAAATGATATCAAGGAGCAATCAGAAAATGTGATGATCGTCGATCTCGTCCGTCACGACCTCACCAAGTCAGCCGTTAAAGGCTCTGTGAAGGTAGATGAACTGTTTGGCATTTACAGCTTCCCCCAGGTACACCAAATGATTTCAACCATCAGCTGCGAACTAGATGCGCAAGTCCATTTTATCGACGCAATTAAAAATGCTTTTCCGATGGGTTCCATGACGGGTGCACCGAAAGTTAAAGCGATGAAATTAATCGAAACCTACGAGGAAACCAAAAGAGGAGCTTATTCCGGCTCCTTCGGTTGCATTACGCCCGAAGGCAATTTTGATTTTAATGTCGTAATACGAAGTATCCTTTATAACGCCAGCAGTAAATACTTATCCTTTCAGGTCGGTGGTGCAATTACATTTCAATGCGATGCAGAGAAAGAGTACGAAGAATGCTTACTAAAGGCAAGCGCAATATTGAAGGTATTGGGAAATTAG
- a CDS encoding type II toxin-antitoxin system RelE/ParE family toxin: protein MKNTLEIVWTKPAQNHLKEIHDYISKESDKAAIKVINDLVIAVENIAKYPEKHKIDQYKKDNDGTYRAFEKHHFRVSYRNENEIIRILRVRHTKMNPKQH, encoded by the coding sequence GTGAAGAACACTTTAGAAATTGTTTGGACTAAGCCAGCGCAAAACCATCTGAAAGAAATTCACGATTATATCAGCAAAGAATCTGATAAGGCTGCAATCAAGGTGATTAATGATTTAGTTATTGCTGTTGAGAATATTGCAAAATACCCCGAAAAGCATAAAATCGACCAGTATAAAAAAGATAACGATGGAACCTATCGTGCTTTTGAAAAACATCATTTTAGAGTATCTTATCGTAATGAAAACGAAATAATTCGAATATTAAGGGTTAGGCATACCAAGATGAACCCTAAACAACACTGA